In Planctomicrobium piriforme, a single genomic region encodes these proteins:
- the mreC gene encoding rod shape-determining protein MreC, with protein MLAESRSSAVLVWAGWLLLALFLRVGPTSALQRTQAVLQAGAGSVLSLLPTRNSSTGDPAATANFERLQAENRELARLAAELRAENEHLKQQAGFSLKNDNSLLEADCIPARILGIKGDPLSANLQFLINLGRRDGLNDAELVLTGEGLLIDQGRDLGLQPDQLITAGRALLGRTAQVGERTALVQPLTDPSFRMAIRIIRQSPLGPVEGPAGLLAGTGHGCRLDDVAATEAVAPGDDIYTDPLVSPAGVPVYCGRVSKAEVEPTASHWKIEVIPSNLLSPLPEHVTVLRGALNSQRMTVADPASGGRQSPVSP; from the coding sequence ATGCTGGCCGAGTCCCGCTCGAGCGCCGTTCTCGTCTGGGCAGGCTGGCTGCTGCTCGCACTCTTTCTACGCGTCGGGCCGACTTCTGCCCTGCAGAGAACCCAAGCCGTGCTGCAGGCAGGTGCTGGATCGGTCTTGAGTCTCCTTCCAACTCGCAACTCTTCAACAGGCGACCCGGCAGCAACTGCGAACTTCGAACGCTTACAGGCTGAGAACCGCGAACTCGCCCGACTCGCGGCAGAACTCCGAGCCGAGAATGAACATCTTAAGCAGCAGGCAGGTTTCTCACTGAAAAATGACAACTCGTTGCTGGAAGCCGACTGCATCCCAGCCCGGATTTTGGGGATAAAGGGAGATCCGCTCTCGGCAAACCTGCAATTTTTGATCAACCTTGGCCGTCGCGATGGACTCAACGATGCGGAACTCGTGCTGACCGGAGAAGGCCTGTTGATCGACCAGGGCCGCGACCTCGGCTTGCAGCCGGATCAGCTCATCACCGCTGGCCGAGCATTGCTCGGTCGCACGGCTCAGGTGGGCGAACGAACGGCCCTGGTGCAACCTCTGACCGACCCCTCCTTCCGCATGGCGATTCGCATCATCCGCCAGTCCCCGCTGGGTCCGGTGGAAGGCCCCGCCGGACTCCTGGCAGGCACCGGCCACGGCTGCCGACTCGACGACGTCGCCGCGACCGAAGCGGTCGCCCCCGGCGACGACATCTACACCGACCCGTTGGTCTCCCCGGCCGGCGTGCCGGTCTACTGCGGCCGGGTCTCAAAAGCCGAAGTCGAACCGACCGCCAGCCACTGGAAAATCGAAGTCATCCCCAGCAACCTCCTCAGCCCGCTGCCGGAACACGTCACGGTGTTGAGGGGTGCATTGAACTCGCAGCGGATGACGGTTGCAGACCCGGCGAGCGGGGGACGTCAGTCCCCTGTTTCTCCATGA
- the mreB gene encoding rod shape-determining protein produces the protein MLNRLRDWLCPDLGIDLGTVNTRIAVRGLGVVLDEPTVLALERKTRRVIGRGAAIGKLARQMVGRTPDSIIAVNPVRHGVITDFELCEVMLRYFFQKASRQGGGFRPRCVVSVPSEISSVEKRAVYNSVERAGAGRIFLIDKARAASIGAGLPISEPLANMVCDIGGGTTECAILSLGESVASKSIRIAGNDMDEAIIDYLRQHYSLRIGRPTAEQLKIDIGSAAALDTELSSEVRGLDSISGIPRKAVLTSEEVREALGECLWKIVNCIKASIEQCDPELIGDLADTGLTLTGGGALLRNLDLFLREQLGIPVRLDSDPLSTVARGTSICLEHLANWQQRFQTEGAGF, from the coding sequence ATGCTCAATCGGCTGCGCGACTGGCTTTGCCCTGACCTGGGCATCGACCTGGGGACGGTGAACACTCGCATCGCCGTCCGCGGGCTGGGCGTCGTGCTGGATGAACCGACCGTCCTGGCGCTCGAACGTAAAACCCGTCGCGTTATCGGTCGCGGGGCCGCGATCGGCAAACTCGCCCGACAAATGGTCGGCCGCACCCCTGACAGCATCATCGCCGTCAATCCCGTGCGGCACGGCGTCATCACCGACTTCGAACTTTGCGAAGTCATGCTTCGCTACTTCTTTCAAAAAGCCTCGCGACAAGGGGGAGGGTTTCGTCCCCGTTGCGTCGTCTCCGTGCCGTCTGAAATCTCGTCCGTCGAAAAGCGGGCTGTCTACAACAGTGTCGAACGAGCTGGAGCGGGACGCATTTTTCTGATCGATAAAGCCCGAGCCGCGAGTATTGGGGCCGGACTTCCCATCAGCGAACCATTGGCGAACATGGTCTGCGACATCGGCGGCGGCACCACTGAGTGTGCGATTCTCAGTCTGGGAGAGTCGGTCGCCAGCAAGTCGATTCGCATCGCCGGCAACGACATGGACGAAGCGATCATCGACTACCTGCGTCAGCATTACTCATTGCGAATCGGTCGTCCCACCGCCGAGCAACTGAAAATTGATATCGGCAGCGCCGCAGCGCTCGATACCGAACTCTCATCCGAAGTCCGCGGGCTCGACAGCATCAGCGGCATCCCCCGTAAGGCAGTGCTGACGAGCGAAGAAGTCCGCGAAGCCTTGGGCGAATGCCTGTGGAAGATCGTGAACTGCATTAAGGCGTCGATCGAACAGTGCGACCCTGAACTCATCGGCGATCTGGCGGACACTGGACTCACTCTCACCGGCGGCGGCGCGCTGCTGCGGAATCTCGACCTGTTTCTCCGCGAGCAACTTGGAATTCCGGTACGACTCGATTCGGACCCGCTCAGCACCGTCGCGCGGGGCACGTCGATTTGCCTTGAACATCTCGCCAACTGGCAGCAGCGGTTTCAGACGGAAGGGGCAGGCTTCTGA
- a CDS encoding TfoX/Sxy family protein produces MAYDEQLAIRVRSVLARKKNIEEKKMFGGVAFLLNGRMLVGVWKEFLIARLGPEQGEHALREPYVQPFDITGKPMRNWVMVGPEALEGDDDLTKWIDRSMRFVKTLPKKK; encoded by the coding sequence ATGGCGTATGACGAGCAACTTGCGATCAGAGTGCGGAGCGTTCTGGCTCGAAAGAAGAACATCGAGGAAAAGAAAATGTTTGGCGGGGTGGCGTTCTTGCTGAATGGGCGGATGCTGGTCGGGGTCTGGAAGGAATTCCTGATCGCGCGTCTCGGGCCAGAGCAAGGAGAACACGCCCTGCGCGAACCATACGTCCAGCCGTTCGACATCACCGGCAAACCCATGAGAAATTGGGTCATGGTCGGCCCAGAAGCACTAGAGGGAGACGATGACCTGACAAAGTGGATCGACCGGTCAATGCGGTTCGTAAAGACGCTCCCAAAAAAGAAGTGA
- a CDS encoding PP2C family protein-serine/threonine phosphatase yields MKILVGWDDPAQAELLRLYLAVDDAGVVITTSTQSLLTLVKSSQTWDCIVVTTAFPDHDAAFGIFETIRDLRPNCPLVAACHQSDVYRLARYLTNGLRAYVIRDPAGDYMFLMHAVVVGAVQQVQAEHERLIAEKLRREVDSVRQLQESIIPQQINTPAGYGIVARYESSQIRVIGGQPVTMAGGDYYDAFTLPDDSMIFLVGDASGHGMKACMSIMTMHTLIRMIRYDEYREPAHFVQFINQQLCQQSVVSAEGGFITLLYGVLNHKTHELRWASAGHQPPVLHQMEQNTVETIAGDDAAGLPIGIYQDAEYETHSYTIPPASRLVLYTDGLTEAFPGGEVHSEFGMTGLVNTLRKNRTNPVAKCMQSLFDDSHAFTQGQGRHDDTSVLIVERSC; encoded by the coding sequence ATGAAGATTCTGGTCGGTTGGGATGATCCCGCTCAGGCAGAACTGCTCCGTTTGTATCTCGCCGTCGACGATGCCGGCGTGGTCATCACCACCAGCACTCAGAGCCTGTTGACGCTGGTGAAGTCGTCGCAGACCTGGGACTGCATTGTCGTCACCACGGCGTTTCCCGATCACGATGCCGCTTTCGGCATTTTCGAAACCATTCGCGACCTGCGGCCGAATTGTCCACTCGTCGCGGCGTGCCATCAATCGGATGTCTACCGCCTGGCCCGGTACCTCACCAACGGTCTCCGCGCGTATGTCATCCGCGATCCTGCTGGCGATTACATGTTCCTGATGCACGCGGTGGTCGTCGGCGCCGTGCAGCAGGTGCAGGCCGAACACGAACGGCTCATCGCTGAAAAGCTGCGCCGCGAAGTCGACTCGGTGCGTCAGCTGCAAGAGTCGATTATCCCGCAGCAGATCAACACGCCTGCCGGCTACGGCATCGTCGCCAGGTACGAGTCGTCCCAGATTCGCGTCATTGGCGGGCAGCCGGTGACGATGGCCGGCGGCGACTATTACGACGCCTTTACCCTGCCTGACGACAGCATGATCTTTCTCGTCGGCGATGCGTCAGGTCATGGGATGAAAGCCTGCATGTCGATCATGACGATGCACACTCTCATCCGCATGATTCGCTACGACGAATACCGCGAACCTGCCCATTTCGTACAGTTCATCAACCAGCAACTGTGCCAGCAGAGCGTGGTGAGCGCGGAAGGGGGCTTCATCACGCTCCTCTACGGCGTGCTCAACCATAAAACGCACGAACTCCGCTGGGCCTCGGCGGGCCATCAACCCCCGGTACTCCATCAGATGGAGCAGAACACGGTCGAAACGATTGCCGGAGACGATGCGGCGGGCCTGCCGATCGGCATCTACCAGGACGCCGAATACGAAACTCATTCGTACACGATTCCCCCTGCCAGCCGGCTGGTGCTCTACACCGATGGCTTGACCGAAGCGTTCCCCGGCGGAGAGGTTCATTCCGAATTCGGCATGACCGGTCTGGTGAATACCCTGCGAAAGAACCGCACGAACCCCGTCGCCAAGTGCATGCAATCCCTCTTTGATGACTCGCACGCCTTCACCCAGGGCCAGGGGCGACACGATGATACGTCGGTGCTGATTGTGGAGCGGTCGTGCTGA
- a CDS encoding alpha/beta hydrolase-fold protein codes for MARVTLWCLTFSLLACTCLWADEAVVISPTRQDGNGFLVHDVRSPYESGVTQIRVLLPDEIKPGQKYPVVYVLPVEAGAENHYGDGLTEIKQLGLHNRFPAIYVAPTFSHLPWYADHPTNPEIRQETYFLKVVVPFIDSTYPVLPEKRLLLGFSKSGWGAWSLLLRHPDLFAKAAAWDAPVMMDQPGKYGSGDIFGTKENFQGYQVSALLEHNAGQFQSGKRLILVGYGNFELEHQQAHALLNKLQISHEFRDGPARRHDWHSGWVTEAIELLFSE; via the coding sequence ATGGCTCGCGTGACGCTCTGGTGTCTGACGTTCAGTCTGTTGGCCTGCACTTGTTTGTGGGCCGACGAGGCTGTTGTCATTTCCCCAACGCGGCAAGACGGCAACGGCTTTCTCGTACATGATGTCCGCTCGCCCTATGAGTCAGGCGTCACGCAGATTCGGGTGCTGCTGCCTGACGAGATCAAACCTGGCCAGAAGTATCCCGTGGTCTATGTGCTGCCGGTCGAGGCGGGCGCCGAGAACCATTACGGTGACGGGCTGACAGAGATCAAACAACTCGGTCTCCACAATCGCTTCCCCGCAATTTATGTGGCTCCGACGTTCTCCCATCTCCCCTGGTACGCCGACCACCCGACCAACCCCGAGATTCGACAAGAGACCTACTTCCTGAAGGTCGTCGTCCCCTTCATCGACAGCACCTATCCGGTGCTGCCTGAGAAGCGTTTGTTGCTGGGGTTCAGTAAGTCCGGCTGGGGGGCCTGGTCGTTATTGCTCCGCCACCCTGACCTCTTCGCCAAGGCCGCCGCCTGGGATGCCCCGGTGATGATGGACCAGCCTGGCAAATATGGCAGCGGCGACATCTTCGGGACGAAAGAAAACTTCCAGGGCTACCAGGTGAGCGCACTGCTGGAGCACAACGCCGGTCAATTTCAGAGCGGGAAACGCTTGATACTGGTCGGCTATGGCAACTTTGAGCTCGAACATCAACAAGCCCATGCCCTGCTCAACAAGCTGCAGATCTCGCACGAGTTCCGCGACGGCCCCGCGCGACGCCACGACTGGCACAGCGGTTGGGTGACGGAAGCCATCGAACTGCTGTTCAGTGAATGA